AATATTCTTTTTTTTCATTTTTTTGGTTTAATTTTTATTTTGTGTTTAAAATATTGATGGTTGATGGATATGATGGATAATAATACTTCTTCTGAAGTTATTGATGGATTTTCTCCTTTTGATGGTTTTAGGGAAAGTTTGGAAAATGCTGATAGGAGAATTTCGGAATTGGAAGAGGAAAATTCTAGGATTTCTGAGCTTGAAGCGGAGAATTCTGAGCTTGAGGCTAGAATTAAGGAATTGGAAAATCAGATTTATGGAAAATAGAGTTTGATTGAATATTCTTTTTTTTCATTTTTTTGGTTTAATTTTTTGTCATGCTTCATATCACTATCGCTATCACCAATCCAATCATTATAATGAGAAATATGCTTCCGCAGCAGGAATTTCCTGAAGGTTTTCCATTTGATGATTTAAATGACCTTTCCCTGTCATGTTCATCATAGATTACGCCATATGCATCATCGTCCCATTCATCCATGTTATTCTCCTGTAACTTTTTTAATCGCTTTTTCACCCATTTCTTGGGATTTATCGCTTAGAACTGCAAAGAATATATTAATTGAATAATCTGGATTGTCATTGATGAAATCATTGCATGCTCTCACTGCCACTTCCCATGCCTGACTTTTCGGATAGCCGTAGATTCCTGATGAAATCACGGGAAATGCTATTGAATTGCATTCATATTCCTTTGCCAGGGATAATGATTTTTCATATGCTCCGTAGAGAAGTTCCTCTTCGCCCTCATCTCCTCCATGCCATATCGGGCCGACAGCATGGATGATGTATTTTGCCTTGAGATTGAATCCTGGTGTGATTACGGCACTGCCTGTTTTGCATCCTCCGATTTCTTTGCATGCCTTTCGAAGTTCACGTGATCCCGCTTCACTGAATATTGCTCCGCACACTCCGCTTCCTTCTCGAAGCTGTGAGTTTGCTGCATTCACGACTGCATCAACATTCAGGTTTGTTATTCCGCTCTGTTTGATTTCGATTTTGCTTTTCATTTTATCAGTTTTAATTTTTAAAGATTTTTTAGGCCGAATCCATTTTTAAAATCTAAAATTGATTGTAGTGAAAATTAGGGGGTTATTTAGAAAAATTGTCTTTTTTCCCTTAATTCTGCATAGTATTCGTCTAATTTTCCTTCTTTTTCAGCTTTTATGTAATCTGCTTTTCTTTTTTCTGCTTCTATCCTTCTGCGTTCTTTTCCTTCTTCACGAAGT
This DNA window, taken from Methanobrevibacter sp., encodes the following:
- a CDS encoding macro domain-containing protein; amino-acid sequence: MKSKIEIKQSGITNLNVDAVVNAANSQLREGSGVCGAIFSEAGSRELRKACKEIGGCKTGSAVITPGFNLKAKYIIHAVGPIWHGGDEGEEELLYGAYEKSLSLAKEYECNSIAFPVISSGIYGYPKSQAWEVAVRACNDFINDNPDYSINIFFAVLSDKSQEMGEKAIKKVTGE